The genomic interval ACTCAGCTATTACAAGTCATTATACAGTGATAATTAATGAACATAATTAATGTTCAATCCCCACGAACATGAATTATGAAAACCAAATCCCTGCGAGCGTGTATTTTATTAGGTTGCACCAAAGACTATAAAGGACTTTGGTTCTGCCTATGTTGTTCTGCGTGATGATAGACGAAGAGATTAAAATAGATTTCAAAATCaaaatggaaacaaaatcttTACGTGGTTGGATTGATTGTATTAAGACCGAaacaaaagacattttaagactaattAAGGCCTTATTTTTATACTATGGGATTTAACACTTCATAAGGATCTGCGGACACCCTGAGTTGTAAATGTAAACGTATTCttgttgaagaaaaaataaatttcaCCACACTTTGGATGGTCCGAACCGGTTGATTAAATCTTGATTATTGGGTGAATGATCACTTTAAAAAATACAGGTAATTGAAATGTCACAAATATTTAGCAAGTAAGTGACAGATAAATCGTATATGTCCAAGAGAAAAATAATTGCTCAGAAACTGGtgcaaataatcaataataaaaatagaggTTTGGGCAAACAGTAGAAAAGTTATAAGTTATATGTCCCAATAAAGGCTGCATCCATTTGATAAATTGTCATTTACACTCAATATGGTATTATTAATaccatatttattaattatattgtttccCACTACAATACTGAGGTGCCTATATATTTGCCATTATTTCCACTAGAAAATGCTGCTATTTTTAAATAGTCACCAGTCCACCTGGTCATGCAAAAAATCATCAGACTTTGCGTTCTTTAGTTCTTTACTTGTCAATGTCAGGTTGACGCAGCTATTATAAGACATTATACAGTGAAATCCCCACGAACATCAATTGTCAACAAAATCCTTGCGATCATGTATTTTATTAGGTTGCACCAAAGACTATAAAGGACTTTGGTTCTGCCTATGTTGTTCTGCGTGATGATAGACGAAGAGATTAAAATAGATTTCAAAATCaaaatggaaacaaaatcttTACGTGGTTGGATTGATTGTATTAAGACCAAaacaaaagacattttaagactaattAAGGCCTTATTTTTATACTATGGGATTTAACACTTCATAAGGATCTGCGGACACACTGAGTTGTAAATGTAAACGTATTCttgttgaagaaaaaataaatttcaCCACACTTTGGATGGTCTGAACCGGTTGATTAAATCTTGATTATTGGGTGAATGATcactttaaataatacaaataattggAATGTCACAAATATTTAGCAAGTAAGTGACAGATAAATCGTATGTGTCCAAGAGAAAAATAATTGCTCAGAAACTGGTGCAAATAATCAATTTGGTTTGGGCAACCAGTAGAAAGGTTATAAGTTATATGTCCCAATAAAGGCTGCATCCATTTGATAAATTGTCATTTACACTCAATATGGTATTATTAATaccatatttattaattatattgtttccCACAACAATACTGAGGTGCCTATATATTTGCCATTATTTCCACTAGAAAATACTGCTATTTTTAAATAGTCACCAGTCCACCTGGTCATGCAAAAAATCGTCAGACTTTGCGTTCTTTATTTGTCAATGTCAGGTTGACACGGCTATTATAAGCCATTATACAGTGAAATCCCCACGAACATCAATTGTCAACAAAATCCCTGCGAGCATGTATTTTCAAAATTagatttcaaaatgaaaacaaaatcttcTTTATAGGGTTTGATCGATTGCATTTTTAAGACCTCTGAAACTAAAGACATTTTTAGACTAATTAAGGCCTTATTTTTTACTATGAGATTTAAGACTTCATAAGGATCCACGGACACCCTGAGCTGTAAATGTAAAGTCAGATtcttgttaaagaaaaaaaaatgtctcgACAATTTGGATGGTCTGAACCGTGTGATTAAATCTCAATTTTTGGGTAAGCGAACACTTTAAATGGAATGTCACTAATAATTTGTAAGTACGTGACAGATATATCGTATGTGTCCAGAAGGAAAAAAGTTGCTTCCTCGGAAACTGGtgcaaataatcaataataaaaatagaggTTTGGGCAACCATAAAAGCAGCATCCATTTGATAAATTGTCAATTACACTCAATATGGTATTATTAATACTGTTTTATATTGTTTCCTACTACAATTACCGAGGTGCAAATATATTTGCCACTATTTCCAGTAGAAATACTACTAtttttaaatggtgtaaatggAATCGTTTTCCTCTCCCAAATAAAACATGGATGGACACATAGCTGCTGTTGTCGAAAAActctttgtaaaagtattttgtccAAGACTGTCATGTGGCTTTTATCAAAATAAGGCCTGGTCTTGAATAAAAATTAGACTGGAATTGTGATGAAATCAAATTTAGATGccattttacttaaaaatgtgtCATTACTACCAGCAATGTTAATTTGAGGTTCCTTTTTTCCAGTAACAAAGCAAATATTGATAGGTGATGAAGCCAAAAATGTACACAGATTAATTATCATGAACATTAAAAgtgcaaataattaattttaagaaCATCTTCAAcatttaaatgcatataaatacatacaactGTAAATATTTAGTAAGTTACCTAAGATCCTCAATAACCTCAGGCTGTAGACGCTGTTCTTTAATGCGGCCCACTGCTCGAGGAGGACTTCCTAACAGCTCGATCACAGTCACATGACGCAGATCCAGACCACAACCAGCCTTCTGTCACAACattcccacaaacacacacatgtgaagTTTTCCAGCTAAAAAACTTTCTTATGAAGATTTGATCAAAAGTGTATCTGTAATACCTGCAGCATCATGTTCTGAAGTCTGTATTTCTGGTTACCGTTATCTGGTGTAGATACAACAAGAAGTCTTCTTTTTTCATAAAACTGATCGAGCAGAGCGCCAGCTGATCTCACATCTGTTTTTATGTCCATTActgtaacaaaaataaacatttcacacAGCAAATAGAGACGACATGACTTCATTTTACataaatacactcaccagccactttattaggtacacctttcgtggcatagattcaataaggtactggacatactcctcagagattttggttcatattgacatgatagcatcacgcagttgctgcagatttgtcggctgcacattgatgatgcgaatctcccgttccaccacatcccgaaggtgctctattggattgagacctggaaactgtggaggccatttgagtacagtgaactcattgtcatgttcaagaaaccagtttgagatgattcgcgctttataacatggcgcattatcctgctggaagtagcctttagaagatgtgtacactgtggtcataaagggatggacatggttggcaacaatactaaggtaggctgtggcgttgacatgatgctcagttgatACTAATGcgcccaaagtatgccaagaaaatgtGGTGTATTGGTGTGCCACCAAAACCAGCCTgagccgttgatacaaggcaggatggatccatgctttcatgttattgatgcgaaattctgaccctaccatccgaatgttgcagcacaaattgagactcatcagaccaggcaacgtttttccaatcttctattgtccaattttggtgagcctgtgcgaattgtagcctcagtttcctgttcttagatgacaggagtggcacccggtgtggtcttctgctgctgtagtccatctgcctcaaggttggatgtgtctcttgcctcggttgtaacaagtggttatttaagttactgttgcctttctatcagcttaaaccagtctggccattctcctctgacctctggcatcaacaaggcatttgcgcccacagaactgccgctcactggatattttctttttttcggacaattttctgtaaaccttagagatggttgtgtgtgaaaatcagaagtttttgaaatactcagaccagcccgtctggtaccaacaaccatgccacatgcaaagacacttaaatcacctttcttccctattctgatgctcagtttgggCTGCACCAGATCTCTTGACCctgtctacatggctaaatgcatcgagttgcagccatgtgattggctgatcagaaatttgcgttaacaagcagttggacagaggtacctaataaagtggctggtgagtatatatcagtataaatatatgtaaacatttgtttatttattttgtctaaaTCTGAACTTATCTTGTCAGACTATCTCATTTAACTCAAATATGGGGAGACAGCTAAAGGGTTAAAACATTAGTCTCTTAAATAATATGATTTAATAtgattcttattcttatttaataTGATTTCTATGTATATACAATTAAATTTGATGCAGAAAGCAAAATGTGATAAAGTATTTTGTTTAAAGTTTaccagaaataaatgaataaataaaatgattacatgcatatatgaaataatataatacataaaaatattaaatatattataattttttttataaattgctaatatttaataaatgaaaataataataataaaaaagcacataCTCACATACACACTGAGCTGCTTCATCAGACCAGCTGCGGTTGAGCTGACAAACGCGTGTCACAAAACCGGTCCTTTCAAAGCCAGGATCACAGTGGTATTCACATATAGCCCCATAATTATTCCCATCAGATGAGCATGTCAGATAGCCATGCATCGGCGGCTTCAGCTTTGGACAGCGTCtcactgagagagaaaaaaacagttAAAGAAATGTAGACCATCAGACTGTGTATATAGAAGTACATTCAAAACTATTCTAGTCTTATTTTGATAATTTCAGCTGTAGTTAAAGCTCAACCAAAACATCAACCAAAAATCTATATTCTGTcaacattaaattgtattttatgattattaatattattaataatatatatatatatatatatatatatatatatatatatatatatatatatatatatatatatatatatatatatatatatatatatatatatatatatatatatatatatatatatagatattaaaaTTTGTCAATGGGGTTCAATATTTGTGTTTTCATTTAACCTTCGTCCATCCCTCCCAGCTTGGTGACCAAAGTGTTCCAGCATGAAATCCTCTCCcgataaatatacaatatttaaaaaaaacgttttcAGGTCAAAATGATCCAAGGAACAGGTTAGCGTTAAGAAAGTCTCAAgcgtttgaaacaacatgagtaAATGACAGGGTTTTCATTTGAGTAAAATTTTCTCTAAAGGTCCCATTTTTAGATGACAGATTTGAGTTTctaagatataaacctgatataaacacccAAAgcctgcagtttgtcacttccgcataaatagatttttttcatgtcacctcatactttagtttttaatcaacttgaccaatcaaatgctgtctagtatctgacatgtcccgccccctttaATACActtctcatttgttttttatttaatgcgcttaagctcaaccactctcactggaagagctgtgagaaaaaacaaaacgctattggctgtttttttttttaaaggggaggatcAACTTTGTGTCCCatcctctcttcatgtttcagttgagattacatcaaatttcgcataataataacaattctaTACTGGTTTTACCTTCAACGTGGACTGTAAACTTGCAGGTCGCCATGTTGCCAGCCTGGTCATAGGCTTTATATCGAACCACATGTGTTCCTTCAGGAAAGTCAGATCCCGACTCTGGTCCATTCCGCAAAACCCTAATGAGAGATTACAAAAAGGTCATTTACGGCAGGCAACTTGGTATCTTTGAAAAGAACTGGGATGTCTTGCATAAACTGTGATCCACATACCGTAATGCTCGATCAGCTGTATCTTTAGCTACAGGACGATCCCAGGAAACCATGACGGTTAGTTTTCCTGGTTCTGCTACCTTCTCTCTGGACAAAGGACATTTCAGTTTGGGAGGGTCATAATCTGAAACGGTACATATTTAATGAAATGTTACATTCTGATTtattgaaaatgtgtgtaaataattGCATTGGCATGTGAAACCTGAAATCGGTGAGTTGTTTTGACAGTGTATGTGTAGTGTAAACTGAATAAGAGGCATATTCTGTGTTTTCTCTCACATGTGTATATTACGTGACAGAGATTGATTTGCTTCATAAGATCTCAaagtatcatcaggagccacagatattcattttgtttagcctgtatatgttttttttgactctcaaagtgctggtagccattaaatgattattttttattattaattacttaattaatttattattattattattattttgttttttaatgaattgCCAAGGACTGCAATTTCAGTCAAAATCAGagttcttcagaaaaaaaaatcgccAACTCTTAATTTTTGGCTGAAATATTTATATAACTTTTGACGTTGAGAATAGTTGCTTCAGAAAATCTAATTAAGGCTtggtttttttttccacaaattttgtaaatctagattaatctgcAATTAGATGACTGTACTCTACCTGCACATGTGGGTTCTGTGCCGCTCCACTTTCCATCTTCTTGGCACAAGCGGTAGCGATCTCCCTCAATCTGATAACCTTCGTCGCAGGTGTAGTCACACCTGGAGTCCACCACAAAATCCCGATTACAACTGTACATACCGTGGTCAATCACAGACAGTACCTGGCAACGTATCCCTGAGAGATTCAgacaaaatataaacacaacacatGCAGAGTTCAGGTCTAGAACACTGCAGCAGCTGCTTAATTCATGCTTCGCTCAGAATCAAAGGATTATGTGGGGGATTTTATAATTGCAGGTACATTTGGTGTccaaagtcattttttttctgtgtgaagtGAGCCTTGTCATGTCCATTACAGGTTATAACAATATAGAGATCCCACTTTATATAAAGTGAAGTTAACTATTAGGTACttaaatcaaaaaataaacacaatggtgGACTACAGGTAGTGTTAGAGACAGGTTTAGTGgtttgggtaggtttaagggtgggttaaggtaaggtaaggtaagggATGGtgttgtaattataaatgtaatttaatcaaacataagtacaatgtaaacatgtatttacacaataagtacattgtaacaaattactgATTTAAGTGTAATTACACATTTAGTTAAAGCCACTTAAtataacagggtttctgtggagtcttaaaatgtcttaaatctcaaaatccaaattttaggcattaaaaagtcttacatttactgaaatattgtgttgtaggtcttaaatctttattAAACAGGTCGTAATTTTTCTTAGTTCATGTATTGCTATTCATTATTTACCATGGTTTAATTATTgtctttacaataacatttgtttaaaagttctccatgtatttactgccgAGGACACCAACCTGGACaaattgttgtgcatagatttagtttattatagttttaaaatctttttaaacatttgtttatttatttattttttttttttaaagaaagtttatgttgaaaaaagtgtatggatacaagtagagcttgcttgtttttacacaatatttaaacaattttggttagaaataaaatcttttttttattattattattgttaatgtattattaatgtcatttgaaaaattccttagcctttagccaTTTGAgtcaaacatttcattcataatggtcttaaaaatgtctttaaaagtcctaaatttaactttgtgacacctgcagaaaccctgtataaaGTGGGACCCgatataatttttttctgcaatttttCTGTGTGTTAAATAGACAAAAAATAATTCGGTGTTGTCtgaattagtttgtttttgtctgttgTGTATTATTGTGTTATTGGTGAATCTgaatctaaatatttaattatacttttcttttggaaagatttcatgcatttcatttcattttaaaaaagccCTAAAGAGTCATTTTTCATTATTCTACAACATtatgtatattagggctgcacaatatatcatttgagcatcagtATTGCAATATGTGCATCTACAATattcacattgcaggatatgcaacATTGAGCTTGGATTATAGTCGATCAGAATCCAAAGATGGAATTTAACCACAATATAGTGAAAGTTTcaaatgttgatgtgtttttagagCATTTGTGGGCATTTTACGAGATTGAAGCAATGTAAGAGAACATAAAgagcataaagaagtttaataaagatacattttattgaattatttatagatttttacatttgcttattcaatttctgtaccagaatactgttagactctccccaGAAAGCcagaaagcactgtttatttcactttaacatttgctccattgtgtttatttatgactgtagtttgtttattatatgtatatgataaATTACatagaatatatttatattttactcctatacaaaatcatcccaatcaatctaaagtaaTGACTTCCCAAATAGAGCTTTTTTTATCTGgtgaagtcatctggtgaaattctgGTATTTATAatagcaatatatattgcagggaataaaaaatatcgcaatgtcaaatttttccaatatcgtgcagccctaatatatattatatgttccTCATTGATCTAAGATCCAATGTTTGCATTCACTGAGAAAATATTTTGATCTAAAGATAAGCATCAAAAGTGGGTTATTTAAgagtttgttgttttttgttcctTGTTACACCAAGGAAGAGTAACAACATTGACGGTACGTAACAAATTTAGTTAATTTTTCCAATTTGTTTTACTTGAAATGCAAAATCTCCAATTATCGAATCACCCTCATGAATTATTAATTGTTATGCCACCTTTTAAGTAGACTTACTTCGACAGAGAGCACTTCCAGACCAGCGGCGGTTTGGCATGCACTGCACTGATGATCGTCCCAGCCGTTTATATCCACGATCACAGGACAGCATGCAGCGAGTACCAAGTGTGCTGTGGTGGCGTCCACCTTGAGGTGACGTACAGGACACTTCCCCGCTGGTAAGCTTGAGTCTATGACACCACTGCGGATCTGCCAGACAAATGGGTTTAATGTAAGTGTAGACTTCGCTTTTAGACATACTGTAGGTAGTATTTGTGAGCCTACTTACGTTTGTAGTCCAACTGAGGGGTGTGGTAAATCTCATCCTCATGCACAACTTCATTGGTGTCATGATAAGTAAATGTTGAGCCTGAAAGCAAATGTTTATTGAGGCTTTTAATAAGATGTATTATTTGTGAACTATTACATTATctcttatttattagattatttcttatgcttgtttttttttccatatatttcCAGTATGCATTTGAAATTCGAATTTTAGTAATTTTGTTGTGATTTTCATTGCATTCAAAGCTTTTAAACTTATGTTTGATAGCACTTTATAATATGGCACATTTAATAACATAAACAGTACaagtattacagtatttgttcatgttaatgaaaaatacagttagttattgttagttcatgttaactcacagtgcattaactaatgttagcaatCATGGTGTCACcgagtcaaatttaagactttaagacaattttaagaccatt from Danio aesculapii chromosome 14, fDanAes4.1, whole genome shotgun sequence carries:
- the srpx2 gene encoding sushi repeat-containing protein SRPX2, with product MIKCIILFVELFIIYQTLGDNTEGSTFTYHDTNEVVHEDEIYHTPQLDYKHPQWCHRLKLTSGEVSCTSPQGGRHHSTLGTRCMLSCDRGYKRLGRSSVQCMPNRRWSGSALCRRIRCQVLSVIDHGMYSCNRDFVVDSRCDYTCDEGYQIEGDRYRLCQEDGKWSGTEPTCADYDPPKLKCPLSREKVAEPGKLTVMVSWDRPVAKDTADRALRVLRNGPESGSDFPEGTHVVRYKAYDQAGNMATCKFTVHVEVRRCPKLKPPMHGYLTCSSDGNNYGAICEYHCDPGFERTGFVTRVCQLNRSWSDEAAQCVLMDIKTDVRSAGALLDQFYEKRRLLVVSTPDNGNQKYRLQNMMLQKAGCGLDLRHVTVIELLGSPPRAVGRIKEQRLQPEVIEDLRQALHISMAYFTMVLLDEYGVDRERFVNPTNSEELFSYVDEFLLTEEERERLEMNGDFCD